TCCACGACGCTGGTCATACTGGACACTTTAGCGGGTGAAAAGTAGAAATCCAGCAAGTGGTTCCTTGCCCTTTTTTTATTGGGCATAGGAAAAGCAAATGTTGCTTTTATATCTTAAACGCTTAGGTGAAAGGAGGCAGCGAAAAATAGAAAATAGATTGATATGATACGACAACCACTGAAATAGTTTTCCGTTTTATCGCAGGAAAAATGATACCTAAAATAATGGTGGTAGACGATGACCAGGCAATCGGTAACCTCTTGACGAGATTCCTGCGCAAAAAGAATTATGAGGCAATCAGTTTTACTAACCCTAAAGAGGCGTTAGAACATCTTAAAACCAATCCGGTTAACCTGATGCTGATAGATTTGAACATGACGGCCGCCGTTGGCGAGCCTCGCCCTAATGGGCGGGAAATAAGCGGAATAGAATTAATTAAATCATCTAAGGAATTAAAGCCGGATTTATCAGTTCTGGTTATGACCGGAATGCCTGATTCAGAAACATTTGAGTTCTTAAAGAAATACGGGATTTCAGATTACTTAGAAAAACCCATTCACCTAAGCGATTTGGAAAAAAGCATTGCCGTGTCGCTGAAAATAAATATTGGCAATAAATGAAATTGCCCTTGACAAAGAGATTAATAAAAGTTATAGTATCAAACAATAAATAAGGAGGATTTATATGGGTAAAAAACACCGCGCCGTTAACATAGGAGCT
The DNA window shown above is from Planctomycetota bacterium and carries:
- a CDS encoding response regulator; amino-acid sequence: MIPKIMVVDDDQAIGNLLTRFLRKKNYEAISFTNPKEALEHLKTNPVNLMLIDLNMTAAVGEPRPNGREISGIELIKSSKELKPDLSVLVMTGMPDSETFEFLKKYGISDYLEKPIHLSDLEKSIAVSLKINIGNK